Sequence from the Nocardioides exalbidus genome:
CCAGCGCGGTGCGACGCTGCCCCAGCCGGTCGCCGCCTGCGGCTGCGTGCCGTCGACGCTCGGCTGGGCGGCCGGCGCGCGGTCGTCGTACGTCACCGGGGTGCCGGTGGCGACCAGCACGACCTGCAGGACGGCGGCGGCGAGCGCGGTGACGGACACCCCGTCACGCTACGTCGGCGGGCGACCCGACCGGGAGCCACACCGTGAAGGTGGTGCCCTCGCCGAGCACGGAGGCCACGTCGATCGTGCCGCCGTGGCCCTTCACGACGCGCTCCATGATCGCCAGTCCGAGGCCGGTGCCGGGACGCTTGCGCGCCTCGGGGTCGGGCGCGCGGAAGAACGGCGTGAAGACGTGCTCGAGCGCGGACTCCGCGATGCCGATGCCCGAGTCGGCGCAGACCAGGCACACCCCGGCAGCGCCGTCGGACTCGCGTGTCGCCGGCTTGAGGCAGACCCGGACCTCACCGCCGTCGGGGGTGTACTTGCAGGCGTTGGAGACCAGGTTGGCGACCATCCGCTGCAGCCCGTCCGGCTCCCCCACGACCACCAGGCCGTCGGCGACCTCCGTGCGGAGGGCGACCCCTCCACTGGTCGCGGTCGGCGCGAGGAACTCGCACGTGTCGCGCACCAGGGCGGACAGGTCGACCGTCGCGATGTCGGCCGACCGGTCGGTGTCGCTCACGGTGGCGAGCGCCATCAGGTCCTCGATCATGCTGGCGATCCGGCGGGAGGCGCGGTCCATCGCGTCCATCGACTCCCCGATGGGGCCGTCGGTCGACTCGGGCACGTCCATCGCGAGCATCTCGAGGTGGGAGAAGAGCACGCTGACCGGGTTGCGCAGCTCGTGCGCGAGGGTCAGGACCATGTCGCGCCGGTAGTCGCTGATGTCGCGGATCTCGGCGTTGAGCTCGCGCTCGCGCTGCATCAGCCGAGCCTCGAGGACCACGGTCGCCACGTCGCTCGCGACGGACTTCGCGGCGTTGATCTCGGAGTCGATCCAGCGCGGTTCGTCGGGGGCGCGACCGAGGCCCATGGAGCCGAGGTACTCCTCGCCCATGCCGATCGGCACCAGGAGCCACGACCCGACCCCTCGGTGCGCCATCGCCTCGGCGAGCACCTCGGGCGTGGCGACCGACCGCTCGGTCACCCCCCAGGTCTCGGTGGGCTCGACCACCAGGTGCCCGCGGCGGAGCCAGACCCGCCGCATGTGCTCCTCGAAGAAGACCTTGTAGGGCTCGAGCGCGGGAGCCGGCGCCCCCGACAGCAGCACGTCGACGGTGTCGACCTGCATCGACGAGACCATCGCTCGCGACAGCTCCCCGAGGAACTCGCCGATCTCCAGCCCCGGCGCGACGCTCTGCCGTGCGGCGCGCGCCTGCGACACCATCCGCACCTGCTCGCCGTAGAGCTCGCGCTCGACGATGCTCACCACGGCCTCGCACAGCACGGCGATCTCGCTGTTGACCGCGGCCATCGTGCCCTGCGTGGGCCGGCGCCCGGAGAGGGGCTCGTCGAGGTAGAGCGTGCCGCGCAGCTCACCGTCCTCGTTGGTGAGCAGCTGCACGAGCCGGTCCTCGCCGGTCCAGGCGTCGGGGAGGTCGGAGGGCGGCAGGTCGGGGATGTGGCCGTAGCCGGCGAGCCACTCGCGGGTGTCGTCGTCCATCGCCTCGCCCGGGATGAACCTCCATCCCTCCATCTCGGTGCTGAAGGCGAGGATGCGGTCGAGGTCGAGCGGGGAGGCCTTCCCCAGCAGCTCGTCGTGCGCGTCGGCGTCGCCGGCGATGGCGACGAACTCGAGGTTGCCGTCGGAGCGGAGCGCCTCGATGGCGACCACCTTGAAGCCCGAGCGGCGCGCGGCGTCCTCCGCGATGGCATGCAGGACGGCGCGTTGGGCATCGTTGCCCCACGCCTCTCCTCTCGGACGCGTCCACGTCCCCCTGTTCGCGGCCATGCGATCCCACCCCCGGAAACGTGCCGTCGCTGCGAGGTTACGTCGCGCTGCCCACCCGCGTGGGTGACTTCGGTGAGAATGACCCGAAGAGGTGACTGGCTAGTAACATCCGGGCCATGAAGCGTGAGATCTACGACGAGGACCACGAGGCGTTCCGCTCCTCGGTGAAGCAGTTCCTGGACCGCGAGGTGGTGCCGCACCTCGAGACGTACGCCGAGCACCACGGGCTCGACCGTGAGTTCTGGCTCGCCGCGGGTAGGCAGGGCTTCCTCGGCCTGGAGATCCCGGAGGAGTTCGGCGGCTCCGAGGCCGGCGACTACCGGTTCAACGCGGTGCTCACCGAGGAGCTCGCGAAGGTCAACATGACCCTGCCGAGCTGCGTCGGCATCCACGCCGACATCACGGTGCCCTACCTCGTGCACCTCACCGACGACGAGCAGAAGGCGCGCTGGCTGCCGCAGGCCGCGACGGGCGAGCTGGTCACCGCCATCGGCATGACCGAGCCCGGCGGCGGCTCCGACCTGGCCAACCTCAGGACGACCGCCGTGCGCGACGGCGACGACTGGATCATCAACGGCTCCAAGACCTTCATCACCAACGGCGGCTCCGCCGACCTCGTGCTCGTCGCAGCGCGCACCAGCCCGGAGAAGAAGGCCAAGGGCATCTCGCTCTTCGCCGTCGACACCACGCTCGACGGCTTCAGCGTCGGCCGCGTGCTCGACAAGGTCGGCCAGGACGAGTCCGACACGGCCGAGCTCGCCTTCGAGAACGTCCGCGTCAGCAACGACGACCTCGTCGGTCCGCTCGACACCGGCTTCATCTCGATGATGCAGTTCCTGCCGCAGGAGCGCCTCGGCTCGGCCATCACCAACCTGGCCCACGCCAAGCAGATCCTGCTCGAGACCGTGCAGTACGCCAAGGACCGCCAGGCGTTCGGGCAGCCCATCGGCTCCTTCCAGAACACCCAGTTCCTGCTGGCCGACCTCGTCACCCGCATCGACGTCACCGAGGCCTTCGTCGACCAGTGCGTGCTGGCCCACACGAAGAAGGAGCTGACACCGGTCGACGCCGCCAAGGCGAAGTGGTGGACCTCGCAGGTCCAGAACGACGTCCTCGACCACTGCGTGCAGGTCCACGGCGGCTACGGCTTCATGAACGAGTACCGCGTCGCCCGCGCCTGGCGCGACGCCCGCGTCACGAAGATCTGGGCCGGGTCCAACGAGATCATGAAGATGCTGATCGGGCGCGACCTGGGGCTCTAGGCATGGTGCGCATGTTCGTCGCGGTGGTCCCGCCGCCGGAGGTGGTCGAGCACCTCGAGGAGTTCCTGTCCTTCCGCCGGGAGGCGGCCAGCTTCCGGTGGTCGGACCCCCGCCAGTGGCACGTCACGCTCGCCTTCGCCGAGGACGTCGCCGACCGCAGCCTCGACGACCTCGACGACCGGCTCACCGCGGTCGCGGGTCGTCGTACGCCCTTCGGGTTGCGGGTCGCCGGCGGCGGGGCCTTCCCGGACCCCGACCGGGCCCGGGTGCTCGTCGCCGGGCTCGACACGTCTGAGGAGTCGGACGCGGCCCTGGACGCGCTGTCGACCGCGTGCCGGCAGGCGATGTCGGCCGCCGGGGCGCGCGTCGACGGCCAGCGGTTCCGACCCCACCTCACGCTCGGGCGGCTCGCCCGACCGGACAACGTCACGTCGTGGGTGCGCCTGCTCGACGCGTACGACGGCCCGGCCTGGGTCGTCGACGAGGTCGCCCTGGTCGCCTCCCACCTCGGTGAGGGCCCGCGCCGCCGGCCCCGCCACGAGGTCGTCGCGACGTACCCCCTCCGCCGAGCGGGCACTCCCTCCCCGTCCTGAGCGCCGACCGGGCACTCCCTCCCCGTGTAGCGCGATGAAGTGCCCGGTCGACGTGCCGGACGGGGACGACGTGCCCGGTCGGCGTGCCGGACGGGGACGACGCGCCCGGTGAGCGGAGGCTGACCTACGTTGCGAGGCGCGCCCGGCCGGAGTTGGATCGAGGGCGTGAGCCTTGAGATCGGGACCGACGAGGAGCCGCAGCACTGGCACGATGCCGTCGACGACGACGTGAGCGGCCGGCTGAACTGGCTGCGGGCCGGGGTGCTCGGCGCCAACGACGGCATCGTGTCGACGGCCGGGGTCGTGATGGGCGTCGCGGGCGCCACCGACGACAGCGGGACGATCCTCATCGCGGGCATTGCCGCACTGACCGCGGGTGCGCTGAGCATGGGCGCCGGGGAGTACGTCTCGGTCAGCACGCAGCGCGACTCCGAGCGCTCGATCCTCGCGATGGAGCGCAGGGAGCTCGAGCAGATGCCGCAGACCGAGCAGGAGGAGCTCGCCCGGATGTACCGCGAGAAGGGCCTCACGCCCGAGACCGCGGAGAAGGTCGCCGAGGAGCTCACCGCCCACGACGCGCTCGAGGCGCACGCCGACATCGAGTTCGGCATCGACCCCGACTCCCTCACGAACCCGTGGCACGCGGCGCTCGCCTCGATGGTCGCCTTCACGCTCGGCGCCCTGCTGCCGCTGCTGGTCGTGGCGTTCGTGCCCGACGCCGCCCGCGTGGTGACCACCGTCGTCGTGGTCGCGCTGGCGCTCGCCGGCGCCGGTGCGGTCAGCGCCAGGCTGGGCTACAGCCCGCGCCTGCCCGCGGTCGCGCGCAACGTGGGTGGCGGCCTGCTCGCGATGGGCGTGACCTACCTGATCGGCATGTTCGCCGGCGTCCACCTCGGCTGAGGCGTCACCCGCCCGCCCTCAGGAGAGGGCGGCGACGATCTCGTTGACCTTGTCCTTGGCGTCGCCGAAGAGCATCTGCGAGTTCTCCTTGAAGAACAGCGGGTTCTGCACGCCGGCGTAGCCCGTGGCCATCGAGCGCTTGAAGACGATCACGTCGCGGGCCTTCCACACCTCGAGCACCGGCATGCCGGCGATGGGCGAGCCGGGCTCCTCGAGGGCGGCCGGGTTGACGGTGTCGTTGGCACCGATCACGAGCACGACGTCGGTGTCGGCGAGGTCGTCGTTGATCTCGTCCATCTCGAGCACGATGTCGTAGGGGACCTTGGCCTCGGCGAGGAGGACGTTCATGTGGCCGGGCAGGCGACCCGCCACGGGGTGGATGCCGAACCGGACGTCGACGCCCTTGTCGCGCAGCCTCCGGGTCAGCTCGGCGACGGGGTACTGCGCCTGGGCGACCGCCATCCCGTAGCCCGGCGTGATCACCACCGACGAGGCGTCGGCGAGGAGGGCGGCGACGTCGCCGGCCTGGATCTCGCGGTGCTCGCCGTAGTCGCGGTCCTCGGCGGGACCGCCGTCGGAGCCGAAGCCGCCCGCGATGACGCTGACGAACGAGCGGTTCATCGCCCTGCACATGATGTAGCTGAGGATCGCACCGGACGATCCGACGAGCGCGCCGGTGATGATCAGCAGGTCGTTGCCGAGCATGAAGCCGGCGGCGGCCGCGGCCCAGCCGGAGTAGCTGTTGAGCATCGACACCACGACGGGCATGTCTCCGCCGCCGATGGCCGCGACGAGGTGGAAGCCGAGCACCAGCGCGAGCACGGTCATGAGGGCCAGCGGGGCCGCGCCGATCCAGCCGTCGGCGTTCATGAACCACACCATCAGCAAGGCGGACGCCACCAGGATCGCGAGGTTGAGCAGGTGCCGGCCCGGCAGCGTGACCGGCGCGGACTTCATCTTCGCGCTGAGCTTGAGGTTGGCCACGATCGAGCCGGTGAAGGTCACCGCGCCGATGAAGACGCCGATGAAGACCTCGCCGTTGTGCACGGCGTCGGCGTGGCCGCCGTAGTCGGCCACCTCGATCCAGGTGTTGTAGCCGACCAGCACCGCGGCGAGGCCGACGAAGCTGTGCATCATCGCGATGAGCTCGGGCATGCCCGTCATCTCGACGCCGCGCGCCAGCCGGACGCCGATGACCGCACCGACCGTGCCCGCGACGAGGATGATCCCGACGCCGACCCAGCCGGCGGTGCTGCCGAAGTCGGAGACCTGGTCGAGCACCAGCAGCAGGGTGGAGACGACGGCGAGGGCCATGCCGGCCATGCCGAGCTGGTTGCCGCGACGGGCCGTCTCGTGCTTGCTCAGCCCGGCGAGCGCGAGGATGAAGAGGAGCGCCGCGAGGATGTAGGCGCCCTGGACGAACTGCACCACCGGCTCAGCCCTTCTGGAACATGTTGAGCATCCGCCGGGTGACCGTGAAGCCACCGAAGACGTTGATGCTGGCGAGCAGGATGGCCACCCCGGCGATCACCTGGACCGCGGGGTTCTCGATCGGTGCCTGCAGGATCGCGCCGACCACGATGATCCCGCTGATGGCGTTGGTGACGCTCATGAGCGGGGTGTGCAACGCGTGGTGGACGTTGCCGATGACGTAGAAGCCGATGACGACGGCGAGCACGAAGACGGTGAGGCTCGGCAGGAAGTACGCCGGCGCGGTCGAGGCGAGCGCGAGGAAGACCACGGCGGCCAACCCGGCGGCGTACAGCCTCCGGCGCGGGTCCGGCGGAGCCTTCTCCACGACGGGAGCCTGCTCACCCCACCGGCCGCGACCGGCGCGGCCGGGGCCGCGGAGACCTGCACGGGCGGCGGCGGCCACATCACCTCGGCGCTGTCCCCCCGGGCGAGCGTGACCGCGATGCCGCGCTGGATCACGTCGTCGGTGTCGAGGGTCAGCACGCCGTCCTTGCCGGGCGTGAGCAGCTTGAGGAGGTTGACGACGTTGGTGCCGTAGAGCTGGCTGGTCTGGGCAGCGAGGCGTCCGGCGAGGTCGGTGTAGCCGAGGACGGTGACGCCGTTGTCGGTGACCACGCGCTGGTCCGTGACCGTCGCGGCGACGTTGCCGCCGTTGGCCGCGGCCATGTCGACGACGACCGAGCCCGGCTTCATCGCGGCCACCGTCTCGGCGGTCACCAGCTGCGGCGCGGGGCGGCCCGGGATCAGCGCGGTGGTGATGACGATGTCGGCGGCGCGCGCCTCCTCGTCGTACATCGCGGCGGTGGCGGCCTCCTGCTCGGCGGTCATCTCC
This genomic interval carries:
- a CDS encoding sensor histidine kinase, with the protein product MAANRGTWTRPRGEAWGNDAQRAVLHAIAEDAARRSGFKVVAIEALRSDGNLEFVAIAGDADAHDELLGKASPLDLDRILAFSTEMEGWRFIPGEAMDDDTREWLAGYGHIPDLPPSDLPDAWTGEDRLVQLLTNEDGELRGTLYLDEPLSGRRPTQGTMAAVNSEIAVLCEAVVSIVERELYGEQVRMVSQARAARQSVAPGLEIGEFLGELSRAMVSSMQVDTVDVLLSGAPAPALEPYKVFFEEHMRRVWLRRGHLVVEPTETWGVTERSVATPEVLAEAMAHRGVGSWLLVPIGMGEEYLGSMGLGRAPDEPRWIDSEINAAKSVASDVATVVLEARLMQRERELNAEIRDISDYRRDMVLTLAHELRNPVSVLFSHLEMLAMDVPESTDGPIGESMDAMDRASRRIASMIEDLMALATVSDTDRSADIATVDLSALVRDTCEFLAPTATSGGVALRTEVADGLVVVGEPDGLQRMVANLVSNACKYTPDGGEVRVCLKPATRESDGAAGVCLVCADSGIGIAESALEHVFTPFFRAPDPEARKRPGTGLGLAIMERVVKGHGGTIDVASVLGEGTTFTVWLPVGSPADVA
- a CDS encoding acyl-CoA dehydrogenase family protein translates to MKREIYDEDHEAFRSSVKQFLDREVVPHLETYAEHHGLDREFWLAAGRQGFLGLEIPEEFGGSEAGDYRFNAVLTEELAKVNMTLPSCVGIHADITVPYLVHLTDDEQKARWLPQAATGELVTAIGMTEPGGGSDLANLRTTAVRDGDDWIINGSKTFITNGGSADLVLVAARTSPEKKAKGISLFAVDTTLDGFSVGRVLDKVGQDESDTAELAFENVRVSNDDLVGPLDTGFISMMQFLPQERLGSAITNLAHAKQILLETVQYAKDRQAFGQPIGSFQNTQFLLADLVTRIDVTEAFVDQCVLAHTKKELTPVDAAKAKWWTSQVQNDVLDHCVQVHGGYGFMNEYRVARAWRDARVTKIWAGSNEIMKMLIGRDLGL
- the pntB gene encoding Re/Si-specific NAD(P)(+) transhydrogenase subunit beta: MVQFVQGAYILAALLFILALAGLSKHETARRGNQLGMAGMALAVVSTLLLVLDQVSDFGSTAGWVGVGIILVAGTVGAVIGVRLARGVEMTGMPELIAMMHSFVGLAAVLVGYNTWIEVADYGGHADAVHNGEVFIGVFIGAVTFTGSIVANLKLSAKMKSAPVTLPGRHLLNLAILVASALLMVWFMNADGWIGAAPLALMTVLALVLGFHLVAAIGGGDMPVVVSMLNSYSGWAAAAAGFMLGNDLLIITGALVGSSGAILSYIMCRAMNRSFVSVIAGGFGSDGGPAEDRDYGEHREIQAGDVAALLADASSVVITPGYGMAVAQAQYPVAELTRRLRDKGVDVRFGIHPVAGRLPGHMNVLLAEAKVPYDIVLEMDEINDDLADTDVVLVIGANDTVNPAALEEPGSPIAGMPVLEVWKARDVIVFKRSMATGYAGVQNPLFFKENSQMLFGDAKDKVNEIVAALS
- the thpR gene encoding RNA 2',3'-cyclic phosphodiesterase produces the protein MVRMFVAVVPPPEVVEHLEEFLSFRREAASFRWSDPRQWHVTLAFAEDVADRSLDDLDDRLTAVAGRRTPFGLRVAGGGAFPDPDRARVLVAGLDTSEESDAALDALSTACRQAMSAAGARVDGQRFRPHLTLGRLARPDNVTSWVRLLDAYDGPAWVVDEVALVASHLGEGPRRRPRHEVVATYPLRRAGTPSPS
- a CDS encoding VIT1/CCC1 transporter family protein, with amino-acid sequence MSLEIGTDEEPQHWHDAVDDDVSGRLNWLRAGVLGANDGIVSTAGVVMGVAGATDDSGTILIAGIAALTAGALSMGAGEYVSVSTQRDSERSILAMERRELEQMPQTEQEELARMYREKGLTPETAEKVAEELTAHDALEAHADIEFGIDPDSLTNPWHAALASMVAFTLGALLPLLVVAFVPDAARVVTTVVVVALALAGAGAVSARLGYSPRLPAVARNVGGGLLAMGVTYLIGMFAGVHLG